In Leuconostoc kimchii IMSNU 11154, one genomic interval encodes:
- a CDS encoding MDR family MFS transporter yields the protein MNDELLDTHGKPVNRLAMMLVMLIGVFSVMLMQTALGTALPALMKAFDVNAATVQWLTTIFLMANGIMVPVSAFLTTRIPTKTLYLSALGLFTIGTLVAFMTPTTMFWLLMVARVLQAMAVGILMPLMQVVSLSLFDAQSRGKAMGMGGLVIGMAPAIGPTLSGWILEKDHTLLGLTLQNSWRSIFGIVLPVVIVVMIASFFLFHDILPVQKVTLDIRSLMESTFGFGLVLYGFAMVASDGWGSFNVIVPLIVGIIIVIEFMWHQSRMEKPFLDMSVFKSRQFTITTILVSLVMMAMIGVEMVLPIYMQNIRGLSPLNSGLTLLPGALMMGIISPIAGAFYDKHGAKRLAVTGFTILIIGTIPLFYMTAETPTLYITSLYTLRMFGIAMTMMPLTASAMGALSPKTAAQGTAANNTMRQIAASLGTAVLASVMQSVTKNNMPKKSLNGQDPLAYGRKALDATLGGFHASFLLAASFAVVALLITFLLHSGKVNTPNQGGDVR from the coding sequence ATGAATGACGAATTACTTGATACACACGGTAAACCAGTCAATCGTTTGGCGATGATGTTGGTCATGTTAATTGGTGTGTTTTCAGTCATGCTAATGCAAACAGCCTTAGGCACTGCTTTACCGGCATTGATGAAAGCATTTGATGTGAATGCTGCAACAGTGCAGTGGCTAACCACCATTTTCTTGATGGCCAATGGTATTATGGTACCAGTTTCTGCCTTTTTGACAACACGCATTCCAACAAAAACGTTGTATCTATCAGCATTGGGTCTGTTTACTATTGGGACACTTGTTGCTTTCATGACACCAACGACTATGTTTTGGTTATTAATGGTAGCACGTGTCTTACAGGCAATGGCGGTCGGTATACTCATGCCGTTGATGCAAGTTGTTTCTCTATCGCTGTTTGACGCCCAGTCGCGTGGAAAAGCAATGGGAATGGGTGGTCTAGTCATTGGTATGGCACCAGCTATCGGACCAACATTATCAGGATGGATTTTAGAAAAAGATCATACGTTATTAGGCTTGACGCTGCAAAATTCGTGGCGTTCAATATTTGGTATCGTTTTGCCGGTTGTTATTGTCGTTATGATTGCTTCGTTTTTCTTGTTCCATGACATCTTACCAGTACAAAAAGTAACGCTAGATATACGATCTCTTATGGAATCAACTTTTGGTTTTGGTTTAGTATTATATGGCTTTGCAATGGTCGCTTCAGATGGTTGGGGTAGTTTCAATGTGATCGTACCATTGATTGTTGGCATTATCATTGTTATTGAATTCATGTGGCATCAGTCCCGAATGGAGAAGCCATTCTTAGATATGTCAGTATTTAAGTCAAGACAGTTTACGATTACAACTATTTTAGTGTCATTGGTCATGATGGCCATGATAGGTGTCGAGATGGTTTTACCGATCTACATGCAAAATATTCGGGGCCTATCACCACTTAATTCAGGCTTGACTCTCCTTCCCGGTGCGCTCATGATGGGTATTATTTCACCAATTGCTGGTGCATTTTATGATAAACATGGCGCTAAACGCTTAGCTGTTACTGGGTTCACAATTCTAATTATTGGTACGATACCCTTGTTTTATATGACAGCTGAAACACCGACATTGTATATCACATCATTGTATACTTTGCGCATGTTTGGTATTGCCATGACAATGATGCCTTTAACAGCTTCAGCTATGGGCGCCTTGTCTCCGAAAACAGCAGCACAAGGAACAGCAGCTAACAATACGATGAGGCAAATTGCTGCATCTTTAGGGACTGCGGTTTTGGCTTCAGTTATGCAATCCGTTACTAAGAATAATATGCCAAAGAAATCTTTGAATGGACAAGATCCGCTAGCATATGGGCGTAAGGCTCTAGATGCAACGCTTGGTGGTTTTCATGCGTCGTTCCTATTGGCTGCATCATTTGCTGTTGTTGCTTTACTGATTACTTTTCTGCTGCATAGTGGCAAGGTTAACACCCCAAATCAAGGAGGTGACGTAAGATGA
- a CDS encoding DUF4811 domain-containing protein, with translation MIILIMAAFALLAFFANMTIKSSGVRYIVTLLMFAGLILSVTALVGNMHDHYGMKQVTTTSKKVIHSAGAGDQGFGVLLYQNVGTDGKENVYIYRESATDKKTTVSKPDLKTSSSRTNISGNTAYQVTKTTRFVYKSNGFKFLFGIAGNNHELKHRQVTYQVPATWIAMTTAQAEALPGKLAPKSDADKAAAEQQKKQLAALAQINPDKAATLQVEQIKKVLQGN, from the coding sequence ATGATTATTTTAATTATGGCGGCATTTGCGCTTTTAGCATTTTTTGCGAATATGACAATCAAATCATCTGGTGTTCGCTATATCGTCACGCTATTGATGTTTGCTGGGTTGATTTTGAGTGTTACTGCGTTGGTTGGCAATATGCATGATCATTATGGTATGAAGCAGGTCACGACCACTAGTAAAAAAGTGATTCATTCTGCTGGCGCTGGTGATCAAGGTTTTGGTGTGTTACTTTACCAAAATGTTGGGACTGACGGTAAAGAAAATGTCTATATCTACAGGGAATCAGCTACCGACAAAAAAACAACAGTCTCAAAACCTGATTTAAAAACTTCTTCAAGCAGAACAAATATTTCAGGAAACACAGCTTATCAAGTCACCAAGACCACACGCTTTGTTTATAAATCGAACGGTTTTAAGTTTTTGTTCGGTATTGCCGGCAATAATCATGAATTGAAGCATCGCCAGGTCACATATCAAGTACCGGCGACATGGATTGCAATGACAACCGCACAAGCGGAAGCGTTACCAGGTAAGTTGGCACCCAAATCGGATGCAGATAAAGCCGCTGCTGAACAACAAAAAAAGCAATTGGCAGCATTAGCTCAGATTAATCCTGATAAAGCGGCGACGCTACAGGTTGAACAAATCAAAAAAGTATTGCAAGGCAATTAA
- the phnE gene encoding phosphonate ABC transporter, permease protein PhnE, whose amino-acid sequence MGWYDKLFEAESFTLENGKQVSQKFTRVPLIILLLLVGIVVSVWVTGFSLLTLLTNFVGFWKILASMFPPKLSYFLQVWQPLLMTIQMSFFGSFFGAVVALPFAILAASNITTNRVINLIVRFMLTVVRTIPTLVSALIATYIFGLGTFAGTIAIFLFSFSFVGKQLFEYMETVDMGAFEALTATGANTSRAFVTTIFPQILPTYLSTALFAFEGNVRYAAILGYVGAGGIGMILNEKIGWREFQSVGMILLSIFVAVVIIETISQQLRKYLS is encoded by the coding sequence ATGGGTTGGTACGATAAATTATTTGAAGCTGAAAGTTTTACACTTGAAAATGGGAAACAAGTCTCACAAAAATTTACACGTGTACCGCTTATTATATTGCTTCTTTTAGTGGGCATTGTGGTGTCCGTTTGGGTCACCGGTTTTAGTTTGCTCACCTTGTTGACAAATTTTGTCGGTTTTTGGAAGATATTAGCCAGCATGTTTCCACCAAAGTTAAGCTACTTTTTACAGGTTTGGCAGCCCTTACTGATGACCATTCAGATGTCATTTTTTGGTTCATTTTTTGGCGCGGTAGTTGCTTTACCTTTTGCCATTTTGGCAGCTAGTAACATTACTACTAATCGTGTCATCAATTTGATTGTACGATTCATGTTAACAGTTGTACGCACAATACCGACACTGGTATCTGCTTTAATTGCTACTTATATTTTTGGTTTAGGCACATTTGCTGGGACAATTGCGATTTTCTTATTTAGTTTTTCTTTCGTTGGAAAGCAACTGTTTGAATATATGGAAACAGTTGATATGGGGGCATTTGAAGCGTTAACTGCGACGGGTGCAAACACGTCACGTGCCTTTGTCACAACAATATTTCCGCAAATTTTACCAACCTATTTATCAACAGCGCTCTTTGCATTTGAAGGAAATGTCCGATATGCAGCTATCTTAGGTTACGTTGGGGCTGGTGGTATCGGCATGATTTTAAATGAAAAAATTGGTTGGCGAGAGTTTCAAAGTGTTGGTATGATATTACTATCTATTTTTGTTGCTGTGGTGATCATTGAAACAATCAGCCAACAATTACGTAAGTACTTGAGTTAA
- a CDS encoding LysM peptidoglycan-binding domain-containing protein: protein MFSFKKSLTIAAGVAGAFAFGASNVNADTTSAQNTPTDYVVKSGDTLNKISQEFNLSVDTIATNNNISNVDLIVVGQHLSFVEKTTAAAASQQVAPVQQAVADAPAVQAQPAAPVAAPAQPAAAPAPQVSSSAALDALIARESSGNVNATNGQYYGIGQLSAQARAVYGGNSTDYNDQLNAMKSYISARYGSAENAWAHSQATGWY from the coding sequence ATGTTTAGTTTTAAAAAGTCATTAACAATCGCTGCTGGTGTTGCCGGTGCATTTGCATTCGGTGCTTCAAACGTTAACGCTGATACAACAAGCGCACAAAACACACCAACGGATTATGTCGTTAAATCTGGCGACACATTGAACAAGATTTCTCAAGAATTTAATTTATCTGTTGATACTATTGCAACAAATAACAATATTAGTAACGTTGATTTGATTGTTGTTGGTCAACATTTGAGTTTTGTTGAAAAAACAACAGCTGCGGCAGCTTCACAACAAGTAGCGCCAGTTCAACAAGCTGTTGCTGATGCACCAGCTGTACAAGCACAACCAGCTGCTCCCGTAGCAGCACCAGCACAACCGGCCGCAGCGCCAGCGCCACAAGTATCATCATCTGCAGCATTGGATGCATTGATTGCACGTGAATCAAGTGGTAATGTTAATGCGACAAACGGTCAATATTATGGTATTGGTCAATTATCAGCACAAGCGCGTGCTGTCTATGGTGGAAACTCAACCGATTATAATGATCAATTGAACGCCATGAAGTCTTATATCAGTGCACGTTATGGTTCTGCTGAAAATGCATGGGCTCATTCACAAGCAACTGGTTGGTATTAA
- a CDS encoding NADH-dependent flavin oxidoreductase, which translates to MQINYDFLENYTFKNKAITLRNHVIMAPTTLRSSLEDGTVTDNELNYYQIRAQGPAMIITEAAYVNELGRGWEGGISVADDDKIPGLRRLASAIQSGGAKAILQIFAAGRQTTRTILRGETPVSASNQPYPNGAFDVPRALTHDEIVQTIEDFANATKRAILAGFDGVELHGANLYLMQQFLSADSNQRDDIWGGTAEKRQRFGLTVTAKVAQVIEKYADRPFLLGYRQSPEEPMVPGITLEDSLQYAQRVADLPIDYLHLSLKDSFQLPFKNKQATKRVIDYYRQALPEGYPLMVAGLLKKPEQVEDLMDAGITFAALGRELIIEPNWVQKVFNNDELAIRYAISPADFDLLGIPKPLSEWLLTRFRNGFPVTTDALFDPKQPWRYYKNVVAKNTEPIDPTKLMTLKKQP; encoded by the coding sequence ATGCAAATTAATTATGATTTTTTAGAAAATTACACTTTTAAAAATAAAGCAATCACGCTGCGTAATCATGTGATTATGGCACCAACAACATTACGTTCATCTCTAGAGGATGGCACTGTCACAGATAATGAGTTGAATTATTATCAAATCCGCGCGCAAGGGCCAGCTATGATCATCACAGAGGCTGCCTATGTTAATGAGCTTGGACGTGGTTGGGAAGGTGGTATTTCTGTTGCAGATGATGATAAAATCCCGGGATTGCGTCGATTGGCTAGTGCCATTCAATCAGGTGGAGCCAAAGCCATTTTGCAAATTTTTGCCGCAGGTCGACAAACGACACGGACTATCTTACGGGGTGAAACCCCCGTATCTGCTTCTAATCAACCATATCCTAATGGTGCTTTTGATGTGCCACGGGCTTTGACACATGACGAAATCGTGCAAACGATTGAAGATTTTGCTAATGCTACAAAAAGGGCTATTTTAGCTGGTTTTGATGGCGTAGAATTACACGGTGCAAATCTTTATTTGATGCAACAATTTCTTTCAGCAGACAGTAATCAGCGTGATGATATTTGGGGTGGAACAGCCGAAAAACGTCAGCGATTTGGTTTAACAGTTACTGCAAAAGTAGCTCAGGTAATTGAAAAGTATGCAGACAGGCCATTTCTACTGGGTTATCGGCAATCACCAGAAGAGCCAATGGTACCAGGCATTACACTTGAAGACTCGTTGCAATATGCACAACGAGTCGCGGATTTGCCGATAGATTATTTACATTTGTCACTGAAAGATAGCTTTCAATTGCCGTTTAAAAATAAACAGGCGACTAAACGGGTTATCGATTATTATCGTCAGGCTCTACCGGAAGGCTATCCATTAATGGTTGCCGGATTACTTAAAAAACCTGAACAAGTGGAAGATTTAATGGATGCTGGGATAACTTTTGCGGCATTAGGACGTGAACTAATCATTGAGCCCAATTGGGTGCAAAAAGTATTTAATAATGATGAACTTGCTATTCGTTATGCCATATCACCAGCTGATTTTGATCTCTTAGGTATTCCAAAACCATTGTCAGAATGGTTGTTAACACGATTTAGAAATGGCTTTCCAGTTACGACAGATGCGTTATTTGATCCAAAGCAACCATGGCGCTATTATAAAAACGTTGTGGCAAAAAATACCGAACCAATTGATCCTACCAAGTTAATGACCCTAAAAAAGCAACCATAA
- a CDS encoding bifunctional metallophosphatase/5'-nucleotidase, translated as MKRFKIYYTSDVHGYLFPTDYIQNGPQALGLINVAANYHKDGDTIIIDGGDMYQGSPLVQYLQKHHDIDAVTTAMNMAGYDYVTLGNHDFNFGYDELQKHLANLNATVVAENVTDLSGKTRYPAQIKRLENGTKVGIIGLVTDYINIWEKPAHLKGIKIESPRIKASETIARLRETVDVVVGVYHGGYERDLTTGELISDSTENIAWQLTNELDLDMLLTGHQHGDVKPQVINGVLTLQMPNQGKLFAEITGTQIDGQWQFDASTKSAGFVSQENIKRQLEPLQEKVSAWLDQPITQLEHAIESEPPLDLAQHGNRILQWIAHVQLLASKADITLVSLNNNPSNLPKNLTLRRVLQNYPFDNTLVTKRVTGHDLRVSLEHTAQYFTLIDDGKIAINSKWLTPKVEHYNYDLAFGIDYGFDISQPIGQRVTKLNYRGVAVKETDVFTVAMNNYRAVGGGNYTEYRDSETVTTGDQAIQDMLIAFFKTNTQLPESPKLQFYVK; from the coding sequence ATGAAACGATTTAAAATATATTATACATCTGACGTCCACGGTTATTTATTTCCAACAGATTATATACAAAATGGGCCACAAGCTTTAGGGCTAATTAATGTAGCAGCCAACTATCATAAAGATGGAGACACTATTATTATTGATGGTGGTGATATGTATCAAGGGTCACCGTTGGTACAATATTTGCAAAAGCATCATGACATTGATGCTGTTACAACTGCCATGAATATGGCAGGATATGACTACGTGACACTGGGAAATCATGATTTTAACTTTGGTTATGATGAACTACAAAAACATTTAGCGAACTTAAATGCTACTGTGGTTGCCGAAAATGTGACAGATCTTAGTGGAAAAACGCGTTATCCTGCACAAATAAAACGATTAGAAAATGGTACCAAAGTAGGCATCATAGGTTTGGTAACAGACTATATTAATATTTGGGAAAAGCCAGCACATTTAAAAGGTATCAAGATTGAGTCGCCACGTATTAAGGCATCAGAAACGATTGCAAGATTACGTGAAACAGTTGATGTTGTAGTTGGTGTATATCATGGTGGGTATGAACGTGATTTGACTACAGGCGAACTGATCAGTGATAGTACTGAAAACATTGCTTGGCAGCTCACTAATGAGTTAGATTTAGACATGCTATTAACAGGGCATCAACATGGTGATGTCAAGCCGCAAGTTATTAATGGTGTACTAACGTTGCAAATGCCTAATCAGGGAAAACTATTTGCTGAAATTACCGGTACTCAAATTGACGGTCAATGGCAATTTGACGCCTCGACAAAGTCGGCTGGTTTTGTCAGTCAAGAAAATATTAAGCGGCAATTAGAACCACTACAAGAAAAAGTTTCAGCATGGCTAGATCAACCCATTACGCAATTAGAACATGCGATTGAATCAGAGCCACCACTCGACTTAGCACAACACGGGAATAGGATTTTACAGTGGATTGCCCATGTGCAACTGTTGGCATCAAAGGCTGATATAACACTTGTTAGTTTAAATAATAATCCATCTAATTTACCCAAAAACTTGACGTTACGGCGTGTTTTACAAAATTATCCATTCGATAATACGCTAGTAACAAAACGTGTTACTGGGCATGATTTACGTGTGAGTTTAGAGCATACGGCACAATATTTTACATTGATTGATGATGGGAAGATAGCAATTAATTCAAAATGGTTAACACCAAAGGTCGAACATTATAATTACGACCTCGCTTTTGGTATTGATTATGGGTTTGATATTTCTCAACCTATTGGTCAGAGAGTAACAAAACTTAATTACCGAGGGGTTGCTGTCAAAGAAACAGATGTTTTCACGGTCGCGATGAATAATTATCGTGCAGTTGGTGGTGGTAATTATACTGAATATAGAGATTCAGAAACAGTAACAACAGGTGATCAAGCTATTCAAGACATGTTAATAGCATTTTTTAAAACAAATACACAGTTGCCAGAATCACCGAAATTACAATTTTACGTTAAATGA
- a CDS encoding type I pantothenate kinase — protein sequence MDELVQAIKQRYHDTFMSIAIAGSVSVGKSTFAQKLAELLDVNVSVISTDDFLMPNDVLMAKGIFKQKGFPQTYNMTALTQLIMRFQADELSAEIPCYAQELADIHPEKKQRITKPDILIIEGVVALQLEQPDFKIYLDADLTNIKTWYLARTLEMTARAKNDPKSWRYQYAQMPIESFSQLVMTVWDETNQVNLDQYIEPSSVHANAVVRLDKNHDIETIIMK from the coding sequence ATGGATGAACTTGTTCAAGCGATTAAGCAACGGTATCATGACACATTTATGTCCATCGCCATTGCGGGTTCAGTGTCGGTTGGTAAAAGTACGTTTGCTCAAAAACTGGCTGAATTACTTGACGTTAATGTTAGTGTGATTAGTACAGATGATTTTTTGATGCCTAATGATGTGTTGATGGCAAAAGGTATTTTTAAACAAAAAGGGTTTCCACAAACGTATAATATGACGGCATTAACACAGCTCATCATGCGGTTTCAGGCTGATGAACTGTCAGCTGAGATTCCTTGTTATGCGCAAGAACTGGCTGATATTCATCCGGAAAAAAAGCAACGTATCACGAAACCAGACATACTAATTATTGAAGGCGTTGTGGCGCTACAGCTTGAACAACCAGATTTTAAAATTTATCTCGATGCCGATTTAACAAACATTAAAACATGGTATTTAGCACGAACCTTAGAAATGACGGCACGAGCAAAAAACGACCCGAAGTCTTGGCGTTATCAATACGCACAGATGCCTATTGAGTCGTTTTCTCAATTAGTAATGACGGTCTGGGATGAAACGAACCAAGTCAATCTGGATCAATACATTGAACCAAGTAGTGTCCATGCTAATGCTGTTGTCAGATTAGATAAAAACCATGATATTGAAACGATCATAATGAAGTAG
- the helD gene encoding RNA polymerase recycling motor HelD — protein sequence MDNQIKIDETQYLDGTLQAMEKSLVATAAEIKQTNKSIDSVAQNWSDVRLKTDTYSGIVETAASIRQQQQMLSERENSKTRAERRVATLTKQIEKPYFARIDFSETTSQDREAETIYIGLGSFSNDKNQFLVYDWRAPVASIYYDGGIGKVSYLTPDGTQQANVTLKRQFQIEDGVIVTLFDTEEAIGDAMLMNALSGESSTKMKSIVTTIQKEQNKIIRNTEADLLFVQGAAGSGKTAAVLQRVAYLLYRYRGKLTSGQVVLFSPNQLFNDYIDNVLPELGEQNMVQMTFYQYASRRLPKIAVETLQERFEHDKTADNINRAKGSLAMFHAVTAYAEHLNQTDMKIRNLMFRGEPLISKARISEIYYQYNENYKLGQRLEATRDTLMRILSAHIGQELRKDWVELAIENLSKQEYDELVGAGQVRVGDNEESDAAARTRQVQLGEGPKEREFASEKAERHFLAKQIVTQSLKPLARQIRRANFLNINAQFIDFLRHAHHYFDLKAFNITETGWLAHVETIITALKQKQLSLTDTTLYLYLYDLMTGKKGERDIRFLFIDEIQDYTPFQLAFLKFSFPKAKFTVLGDLNQAIFTKDNATRLQDDFSSLFDPERIEQVKLTQTYRSTQQITDFTKYILRDGQDIDAFNRDGDKPMVYTLLSESDMLVKLQQQLTQHTLNHDTTAIITKTRDDAQQLAAQLDSQSVTLIQSENQRLAKGAIIVPSYLAKGLEFDAVIIWHADNTRYGDDSERRLLYTVASRAMHTLTLLAEKRATQLLDDVPAHLYEVN from the coding sequence TTGGACAATCAAATTAAAATTGACGAAACGCAGTACCTTGATGGAACACTACAGGCGATGGAAAAATCGCTTGTGGCAACCGCAGCGGAAATTAAACAAACAAACAAAAGTATCGACTCCGTTGCACAAAATTGGAGCGACGTGCGATTAAAAACGGATACCTATTCAGGCATTGTTGAAACGGCAGCGTCAATTCGTCAGCAGCAGCAAATGTTATCTGAGCGTGAAAACTCTAAAACGCGTGCAGAGCGTCGTGTGGCGACATTAACGAAACAAATTGAAAAGCCTTATTTCGCAAGAATTGACTTTAGTGAAACCACTAGTCAAGATCGCGAAGCGGAAACAATTTATATTGGGTTGGGATCATTTAGTAACGATAAAAATCAGTTTTTAGTCTATGATTGGCGCGCTCCGGTTGCTTCAATCTATTATGATGGTGGCATTGGAAAAGTATCCTATTTGACACCGGACGGTACGCAACAGGCAAATGTCACGCTTAAAAGACAATTCCAAATTGAAGATGGTGTCATTGTGACACTATTTGATACAGAAGAAGCTATTGGCGATGCGATGTTGATGAATGCCTTATCAGGTGAATCATCAACCAAGATGAAGTCAATTGTGACAACGATTCAAAAAGAACAAAATAAAATTATTCGTAATACAGAAGCTGATTTATTATTTGTTCAAGGCGCAGCAGGTTCAGGTAAAACAGCTGCTGTACTACAGCGTGTAGCTTATTTATTATATCGTTATCGGGGTAAACTAACTTCTGGTCAAGTCGTTTTATTTAGTCCAAATCAATTATTTAATGATTATATTGATAATGTGTTACCAGAGCTGGGTGAACAAAATATGGTACAGATGACATTTTATCAATATGCTTCACGTCGTTTGCCAAAAATAGCTGTTGAAACGTTACAAGAAAGATTTGAGCATGACAAGACTGCCGACAACATTAATCGTGCAAAGGGCAGTTTGGCTATGTTTCATGCGGTAACTGCTTACGCAGAACATTTGAATCAAACGGACATGAAAATTCGAAATCTCATGTTCCGTGGCGAGCCCCTAATTTCTAAAGCACGTATTTCAGAAATCTATTACCAATACAATGAAAATTATAAATTAGGTCAACGATTAGAGGCAACGCGTGATACATTGATGCGGATATTGAGCGCGCATATTGGTCAGGAATTGCGTAAAGATTGGGTAGAATTAGCCATTGAAAATCTTTCCAAGCAAGAATATGATGAACTGGTTGGTGCTGGTCAAGTGCGTGTTGGTGATAATGAAGAATCTGATGCAGCCGCGCGTACACGACAAGTCCAACTAGGAGAGGGACCAAAAGAACGTGAATTTGCCAGTGAAAAAGCAGAACGCCATTTTCTTGCAAAACAAATTGTGACCCAGTCGTTAAAACCGCTAGCACGTCAAATCCGTCGTGCAAATTTTCTAAATATTAATGCGCAATTTATTGATTTTTTGCGTCATGCCCACCATTATTTTGATTTAAAAGCGTTTAACATAACAGAAACTGGTTGGTTAGCGCATGTCGAAACAATTATTACGGCATTGAAACAGAAGCAATTATCGTTGACGGATACAACGCTATATTTATACCTATACGATCTGATGACTGGTAAGAAAGGTGAGCGTGATATTCGTTTTCTGTTTATTGACGAGATTCAGGATTACACACCATTTCAATTGGCATTTTTGAAATTTAGTTTCCCAAAGGCAAAATTTACCGTGTTGGGTGATCTCAACCAAGCTATTTTTACAAAAGATAATGCAACGCGTTTGCAGGATGATTTTTCATCGTTGTTTGACCCTGAACGCATCGAGCAGGTTAAATTGACACAAACTTATCGTTCAACACAACAAATAACAGATTTCACAAAATATATTTTACGTGATGGACAGGATATTGATGCGTTTAATCGTGATGGTGACAAACCGATGGTATATACGTTATTAAGCGAATCAGACATGTTGGTTAAACTACAGCAACAATTAACGCAACATACGTTAAACCATGATACGACAGCAATTATTACGAAGACACGTGATGATGCGCAACAATTAGCTGCGCAACTTGACAGTCAATCAGTCACATTAATTCAGTCGGAAAACCAACGCCTAGCCAAGGGCGCGATCATTGTGCCCTCTTATTTAGCAAAGGGGTTGGAATTTGATGCTGTGATTATTTGGCATGCTGACAATACACGTTACGGGGATGATTCAGAACGACGCTTGCTATATACAGTAGCTAGTCGTGCCATGCATACATTGACGTTATTAGCTGAAAAACGTGCAACGCAATTACTTGATGATGTGCCAGCACACTTATATGAGGTAAACTAA
- the phnE gene encoding phosphonate ABC transporter, permease protein PhnE, protein MNQKLEAVLSKEPRRGLQYGTTLVILLILLASSAPVLNGAHVTSKGLEIGWNILAGIFTPDTSLLFGLGDSGVAYLILQTIAIAFLGTLVGAIIAVPLSFISATNIVPKPVVLVTRFIIMAIRTVPSLVYGLMFIRVTGPGPFAGVMTLAIVSIGMISKLFIETIEDLDSGILESLDAFGSTLFQKIRYGILPQLGSDFISILVYRFDMNLREATILGLVGAGGIGAPMIFALNAYHWHQVGAILIGLFVLVFVVEILSDKLRQKILHG, encoded by the coding sequence ATGAATCAAAAATTAGAAGCTGTTCTCAGTAAAGAACCGCGCCGTGGGTTGCAATATGGCACAACACTTGTCATATTGTTAATACTATTAGCATCATCCGCCCCTGTATTAAATGGCGCACACGTGACGTCTAAGGGACTCGAAATCGGTTGGAACATCTTGGCTGGTATCTTTACGCCTGATACAAGCTTACTATTTGGATTAGGTGACAGTGGTGTTGCATATTTGATTTTACAAACAATTGCTATCGCGTTTTTAGGTACTTTAGTTGGGGCGATTATTGCTGTACCACTATCGTTTATTTCAGCGACTAATATTGTACCAAAACCAGTGGTACTCGTGACACGTTTTATTATTATGGCCATTCGTACGGTACCATCATTAGTGTATGGGTTAATGTTTATCCGTGTTACTGGTCCTGGCCCTTTTGCAGGTGTTATGACGTTAGCGATTGTATCGATTGGTATGATTTCAAAATTATTTATTGAGACAATTGAAGATTTGGATTCGGGTATCCTCGAATCGTTAGACGCTTTCGGATCAACACTTTTTCAAAAAATTCGCTATGGTATTTTACCGCAACTAGGATCAGATTTTATTTCTATTTTAGTTTACAGATTTGATATGAATCTACGTGAAGCTACTATTCTAGGACTTGTTGGTGCAGGTGGTATTGGTGCACCAATGATTTTTGCCTTAAATGCATATCACTGGCATCAAGTGGGCGCCATTTTAATTGGATTGTTTGTTTTGGTTTTTGTAGTTGAAATTCTGTCTGATAAGTTGCGTCAAAAAATTTTGCATGGTTAG